The following nucleotide sequence is from Oxyura jamaicensis isolate SHBP4307 breed ruddy duck chromosome 25 unlocalized genomic scaffold, BPBGC_Ojam_1.0 oxy25_random_OJ72673, whole genome shotgun sequence.
gaagagCCAGCCGAGCACGCAGCCCCTCCCGaacacctcctgcagcagcgcCAGCTTGGCGCGACACCCCCGCGGCCGCTTCGCCTCCTTCAGCCCCCGGCTGCGGAGCTGCTCCGGCGCCGGCTCGTCCGTGATGATGGACACGACCTGGGACGGGAcggggggacaggggagggaCACGGACGTCACCGCCACCGCCCCCAGCAGCGCCCCGATCCCCGCTCAGCCCCCGCTCACCTGGTCGTAGAACACGACGGTGACGAAGGCGCCGAAGAGGAGGGACTCCAGCAGCAGGACGATGCAGTGGGCGCTGGGGGGGCAGCGTGGGGCCGAGGGCTGGTGCCGACGTGGGGCAGCCCAGAGCCCCGCgtccacccccccgcccccccaccgCCCCTCACTCACGTCTGGACGTGGTTTTCGGCTCCGTCTCCTCCCGCTGGCCCCAGCCACGCGACCAGCACCAGCCCCGCGGCGTAGGCGCTGGCCAGCCCTGGCACGGAGCGAGCGGTGAGCAGCGAGCC
It contains:
- the LOC118158310 gene encoding palmitoyltransferase ZDHHC3-like; protein product: RDPPQSPEDALRRGQRGVIAPSACRINNCVGELNQKYFIQFLFYAGLASAYAAGLVLVAWLGPAGGDGAENHVQTAHCIVLLLESLLFGAFVTVVFYDQVVSIITDEPAPEQLRSRGLKEAKRPRGCRAKLALLQEVFGRGCVLGWLFPCSCGTPAGPAYTPLPACDI